The sequence GGGCGCACCTCGGTCGCCACCATGCTGTTCGCCGGCATCGCCATCGCCGCGCTCGCCGCCGCCGGCACCGGGCTCACCGTGTTCGCCGCCTCCGACCAGCAATTGCGCGACTTCACCTTCTGGTCCTTCGGTTCGCTCGGCGGCGCCACCTGGCAGAAGGTGGCGGCGGCGCTGCCCTTCATGGCGGTGCTGGCGCTCATCTGCGGCCGGCTGGTGCGGGCGCTCGACGCGCTGGCGCTCGGCGAGGCCGAGGCCTTCCATGTCGGCATCGACGTGCAGCGCGCCAAATGGCTGGCGATCCTCGCCATCGCCGCCGGCGCCGGCGCGTCGGTCGCGGTGGCCGGCGTGATCGGCTTCGTCGGCCTCGTGGTGCCCCATCTCATCCGGCTGCTCTTCGGCCCCTCGCACCGGCTGCTGCTGCCCTGCGCGGCGCTGCTCGGCGGGGGGCTTCTGCTCGGGGCGGATGTGGTGGCGCGCACCGTGGTGAGCCCGGCCGAACTGCCGCTCGGCGTCGTCACCGCCGGATTCGGCGCGCCGTTCTTCCTGTGGCTGCTGCTGCGCCAGCGCGTGGGACTGACGGGCTAGGCGGATGTATCGCGCGCAGGACATCGCCTTCATGGCCGGCGGACGGCCGCTGCTGGACGGCGCCTCGGCGGAGGTCCGGCCGGGCCGCGTCACCGTGCTGATCGGGCCCAACGGGGCGGGCAAGTCGACCCTGCTGCGGGTGCTGGCCGGCGAACTGCGCCCGCGCGCCGGACGGGTGACGCTCGACGGCGCGGACATCGCCGCCCTGCCGCCGGCCCGGCTCGCCCGGCGCCGCGCCGTGCTGCCGCAGAGCGTCCAGGTCGCCTTTCCCTTCACGGTGGAGGAAGTCGCCGGCATCGGCGCGCCGCGCGGGGCCGATCCGGCCGCCCATGCCCGGCGGGCGCTGGCCCGCGTCGAACTGGCGGCGCTGGCCGGCGAGCGCTACGAGCACCTGTCGGGCGGCGAGAAGCAGCGCGTGCAGCTGGCCCGCGCGCTGGTGCAGCTGACCTGCGGCGAGGGCGGCGGCTATCTCCTGCTGGACGAGCCCACCGCCAGCCTCGACCTCGCCCAGCAGCTGCTGGTGCTCGGCCTGATGCGGGAGCTGGCCGCCGAGGGTGTCGGCCTGCTGGCCGTGCTGCACGACCTCAACCTCGCCGCCATGGTGGCCGACGAGATCGTCGCGCTGAAGGACGGGCGCGTCGCCGCGCGCGGCACGCCCGCCGAGGTGCTGACCGATACCCGCATCGCCGAGCTTTACGGCGTCGCCGCCCGGGTCGGCTGGGCTCCCTCGACGCCCTTCCTGCTGCCGCAGTCGGCGGCGCGCTGAGGACGGGTAACCCGATCCGGCAGAGATTCGGCGCGGGCGGTCTGGACAGGCCCACCCATTCCACTACCCTTGCGTCATGCACCGATGGAATCGCGGCGTCGGCCTGCCTCCCCGCGGCACCGCCGCCGTGAGGCGGGGCGCGTGCGGGACAGTGCGAAACGGGCCGGATGCGCGATCCGATTGTCGGCGCGGATCCAGGTGCGAAGGCTCGACAGGCCGTTGAAACGATGTCCGTGATGGATCGACAGGAACTGCTGCTGCCCCTGCCCGCGCAGCAGGGGGGCCCGTGCGGCTACACCGATGCCGACCTGACCAGCGGATCGCGCATTTCCGCCTGGCTGCGCGCCGGCACCGAACGGCTGCGCCGCGCCTGGCGGCCGCCGGGAGAAGCCGGGGGCATCGACTCCGAAGAACGCGAACCCGAGGACTGCGTCGAGCAGTTGATCCGGATTCTTCTTCACCACACGTTCAACTACCAGTCGCGCGGGCGGCTCGCCCCTCTGCTGGAGGGGTTGCGACAGAACCTGCGGCAACAGGTCCGCGAGCGCCGCCCGATCACCTTCTTCTTTCTCTATAATGGCGGCTATCGCGCCTCGCCGCTCGCCGGCGGCCCGCGCTTCATCTTTCGCCCGGACCAGACCGAACTCGCGCTCCTGTTCCAGATCGCGGCGCTGCAGGAGCGTGTCGCGGCGATCTATCCCGCCGGCATCGACTTCGTGATCGTCGTCAACAATGGCGTGTCGAGCTGGGTCAACCACATCCCCTGTGCGACGACCGAAGCCTATGCGGCGGAGCTGCGCCGCATGATCCGCGCGAGCGGTGCCGAAGGCGGCATCCGCGTGCTGGTCCAGTCGGAGGTGGAAGGCTATGGCGAGCTGGACCCGGACACGCCGGTGACGCCCCGCCCCGCCCTGTCGGCCAAGGAGCACGAGATCGTCGAGCGCTTCCTCGGCCGGCGGTGCAGCGAGGCGGAGGCGCGCCTCCTCAACGCGTTCTATGCCCTTTCCGAGTCGATCTGGGCCGAGCAGCTCCGGCCCATCGCCGCCGCGCAGCACGCGATCCTGTTCCGGCAGGTCGCCCACCCCTCGACGCTCTCCTTCCGTCCCTTCGCGGGCGGCGCGATACGCGTGCAGAACGGCACGCTCGGCTTTCATGAGAGCGAGGGGAGGCTGATCCCCCGGCTCGTCACGGCGTGCCTCGCCGATCATATGAGCGTCAGGCCGGTGCCGGTCGCCGTGCCCGGAGCCGCCGTCGACGATCCCGCCCCCGGCGTCGGGCACGCCTGATGGAGGCCGCCCTTCGCTGGCACGCCTCACCCTTCGCGGCACCGGACGACGACGCGCTCTCCACCCCCCTGCCGGCTTCGCTCGCCCGGATCGCCGCCCGCTGGCCGGATCGGCCGGCGGTGCTGCATGGCGGGCAGGGCGTCACATTTGGCGAACTCTGGCACCGCGTGGCGGGGCTTGCCGAGGAAATCCGGCTCTGCCCGGCGCCTCCCGGCCCGATCGCGCTTGTCCAGACGCTCGGCCTCGATGCCGTCGCCGCCTGGTTCGCCTGCCCGCTCGCCGGCCGCCCCTTCCTGCTGCTTGAACCGGGGCATCCACCGGCGCGGCTGGCGGAACTGATCGCGGCGGCCGGCGCGCCGCTGGTTCTGTGCGACGGCGCCACTATCGGGAGCCTGCCGCCGGACGCACCGGCAATCCGGCTGGTGTCGGACGGGCGCCGCCGTGCCGCGCATCCCGGCCCGATGCTCGGCGCGGACGAACCGGCCATGATCTTCCCGACATCCGGCTCCACCGGGCGGCCGAAGCTCGTCACCTATGCCTCGCGCAACCTGCAGGCCAAGGTGCAGGCCTCGATCGGGCTGATGAGGGTGCCGGAGGGCGCGCGCGTCCTGATCGCCGGATCGCACGGGAATTACGGCTACCTGCACCACGCGCTGGTCTTTCTCCTCGCCGGCGGAACGCTCTGCCTGTCGGATGTGAGGGAAGACGGCTTCAGCGGCATGCTCGCCGCGATCCGCCGGCTCGACGTGCGCCATCTCCGCTTCACGCCGTCGATGTTCCGGCTCTTCGCCCGCCTGCCGGAAGCGCGTGAATCGCTGCGTGGCCTCGACAGCGTGCGCTTCTCCGGCGAACCGCTCCTGACCAGCGACCTCGATCTCGCCCATGCCGTGCTCGGCCCCCACTGCCTCATCCAGAACGTCTATGGCAGCACCGAGAGCGCGCTCTTCGTCTGGAGCGAGGGCGATGCCCTCGATCCCGAGGCCGGCACAGTTCCCATCGGACGGGTCTACCCGCTGTTTTCCTATGCGCTGCGGCCCCTCGACGGGGCGGCACCGGCGGCCGGAGCGGGCGAGCTTGTCATCCGCTCCGCCGTCCATGCCCTCGGCGATCTGAGCGGCGGCGCCATCCGCACCGAACGCTTTGCGCCCGCGCCGGACGGCGAGGCCGGGAGGATCTACGCCACCGGCGACATCGTGCGCCCTCTGCCGGATGGCAGCCTCGTCCTGCTCGGGCGGACGAGCCGTATGGTCAAGATACGGGGCCAGAGGGTCTACCTCGCCGAAGTCGAGAATCATCTGCGCGCCATGCCCGGCGTCACCGGCGCCGCCGTGGTCGAGCGCATGGAGGCGGGCGCCGTCGTCCTGACCGGTTTCATCACCCTCGCCCCCGGCGCCGGGGCACCGCCCGACCCGCGCGGCTGGCTCGCCGGCCGCCTGCCGGATTTCATGCTGCCCCGCCGGATCCGCACCCTGCCGGAAATCCCGCTGCTGGCCGGCGGCAAGGTCGATCACGGCGCGCTTCGCGCGCAGATCCCGGACGAACCGGCCGACGCGCCAGCCCGGCGTGAGCGCGGCGGCAGCGATTTCGACCGCCTCGCCGGACTGTGGCGGGAGATACTGGGACCGGGCGCGGACGGCCCCGGACGCGACTTCTTCGCGCTTGGCGGGGACTCCCTCAAACTGATGGAGCTGGGCCTCGCCGTGGAACGGGATTTCGGGCGCCGGCTGCCGGCGGCGGACTTCATCGCCGATGCGACCCTGCCCGGCCTTGCCCGCCTTCTCGGGTTGCCCCCGCCCGCGCCGCCCCTCGGTGAGGGGACGGGGCTTCGCCTTCGTCGCGTCCGGCCCGCCCCGGGCGCCTCGGAAGGGGTGGCGCTGGCCATGCCGGGCGCGGGCGGGGTCGCCGCCCTCACCCCCTTCCAGCGGGCCGGGCTCTTTGCCGGCCACGATCTGTGGGCCGCCGACACGAGCGGGGAGACCGGCAGCCTGCTGGAGGGCCGGCGGTGGCTGCGGCGAACCTTCGAGATCGTGGAGCTTCTGCGCGCGGGAAAGGCCCCCGCGCCCCGGGTGATCTTCGGCTATTCGTTGAGCGGCAGCCTGGCCTGGCTGGTCGGCCGGCTGCTGGCGGGCACACCGCAGGCCCCCGACCTCGTGGTGATGGTCGACGCCGTGCCCCTGCACCGCATCGGCCTCTACCGCAACGCGGAGCTGGACCGCGCGCTCGCCGCCCTGCCCCGCGAGGCGGCGCCGCCGGTGCTGCACATCCGCCGTGGCCCGCTGCCCTCGCTCGGCCTCGCCTTCGACACGCTCAGCCTCTGGAAACCGGAGGACGGAATCACCGTCGCGGTCGACATCCCCACCGTCGAGCATGGCGATCTGGCCCGGCCCGAGGTGCTGGCCCTCGCCGGGGAATGCGTCGCGGCCGCGCTGGCCGTG comes from Ancylobacter sp. TS-1 and encodes:
- a CDS encoding iron ABC transporter permease, which codes for MSFAIGLCAGVALAAFLASLAIGPVTLSPGRIAEILGAALRGERAGGAALRESVIVLDVRLPRTLLGLLVGGGIALAGAVTQGIFRNPLADPGLIGISNGAALAAAIWIVLGAHFAGVLPPALADAGLPLMAFAGALVATVVLYLIATREGRTSVATMLFAGIAIAALAAAGTGLTVFAASDQQLRDFTFWSFGSLGGATWQKVAAALPFMAVLALICGRLVRALDALALGEAEAFHVGIDVQRAKWLAILAIAAGAGASVAVAGVIGFVGLVVPHLIRLLFGPSHRLLLPCAALLGGGLLLGADVVARTVVSPAELPLGVVTAGFGAPFFLWLLLRQRVGLTG
- a CDS encoding heme ABC transporter ATP-binding protein — its product is MYRAQDIAFMAGGRPLLDGASAEVRPGRVTVLIGPNGAGKSTLLRVLAGELRPRAGRVTLDGADIAALPPARLARRRAVLPQSVQVAFPFTVEEVAGIGAPRGADPAAHARRALARVELAALAGERYEHLSGGEKQRVQLARALVQLTCGEGGGYLLLDEPTASLDLAQQLLVLGLMRELAAEGVGLLAVLHDLNLAAMVADEIVALKDGRVAARGTPAEVLTDTRIAELYGVAARVGWAPSTPFLLPQSAAR
- a CDS encoding AMP-binding protein, with the protein product MEAALRWHASPFAAPDDDALSTPLPASLARIAARWPDRPAVLHGGQGVTFGELWHRVAGLAEEIRLCPAPPGPIALVQTLGLDAVAAWFACPLAGRPFLLLEPGHPPARLAELIAAAGAPLVLCDGATIGSLPPDAPAIRLVSDGRRRAAHPGPMLGADEPAMIFPTSGSTGRPKLVTYASRNLQAKVQASIGLMRVPEGARVLIAGSHGNYGYLHHALVFLLAGGTLCLSDVREDGFSGMLAAIRRLDVRHLRFTPSMFRLFARLPEARESLRGLDSVRFSGEPLLTSDLDLAHAVLGPHCLIQNVYGSTESALFVWSEGDALDPEAGTVPIGRVYPLFSYALRPLDGAAPAAGAGELVIRSAVHALGDLSGGAIRTERFAPAPDGEAGRIYATGDIVRPLPDGSLVLLGRTSRMVKIRGQRVYLAEVENHLRAMPGVTGAAVVERMEAGAVVLTGFITLAPGAGAPPDPRGWLAGRLPDFMLPRRIRTLPEIPLLAGGKVDHGALRAQIPDEPADAPARRERGGSDFDRLAGLWREILGPGADGPGRDFFALGGDSLKLMELGLAVERDFGRRLPAADFIADATLPGLARLLGLPPPAPPLGEGTGLRLRRVRPAPGASEGVALAMPGAGGVAALTPFQRAGLFAGHDLWAADTSGETGSLLEGRRWLRRTFEIVELLRAGKAPAPRVIFGYSLSGSLAWLVGRLLAGTPQAPDLVVMVDAVPLHRIGLYRNAELDRALAALPREAAPPVLHIRRGPLPSLGLAFDTLSLWKPEDGITVAVDIPTVEHGDLARPEVLALAGECVAAALAVPSRERAVSFPADAVESFGGRVYRALEGPAPLGDAGLDRLVADVPDWIGWECAVALVPLLLRDGGRDRARHFLDSALARTPDSRLLHYARQRLERPPEALRPGTSPLAGLHAGSEHFLRRAALIDRILLVHQTPAEAPVWSPAGHARQVADIVRSVRNARAARRGMSASADAKRLPRSRRDGDIM